A single region of the Lotus japonicus ecotype B-129 chromosome 4, LjGifu_v1.2 genome encodes:
- the LOC130715767 gene encoding uncharacterized protein LOC130715767: MESESKQVHQQEMGKNLEVLDILKETLTIYVKNINFIIFTILTSLPFFCVMVYFEILLQKTVIDTPEILSLLPFYEKHVVYTYVMDTPENLSLQPPFNEKHDIYMYVSEFDSFVLQNSTDKSFSKDYLPVLIQLVLIYFVPLHVLELCSAVITTDLASKLRSDSEENNMSLKQMFQKSTDISIMKGTFITSLYMLFLSASLLMAFPWIFSNCYGLSEVFGGYIFFAIICCVAIGKLLMMYLEWSAIWNMSIVISVLDGVYGPGAFRVSYFFSRGNQKRGLLLMLVFFIFGFCLRLISLSMECYKGGIGIFLQIGVLTVVNTLKWVSCVIYFCDCKKRKMEKRVDEELGNDLESGS; the protein is encoded by the coding sequence ATGGAGAGTGAAAGCAAACAAGTTCATCAGCAGGAGATGGGGAAGAATCTGGAGGTATTAGATATCCTCAAGGAAACTCTAACCATCTATGTCAAAAACATCAACTTCATAATCTTCACCATTCTCacttctcttcctttcttttgTGTCATGGTTTACTTTGAAATTCTGCTTCAAAAAACTGTGATTGATACCCCAGAAATCCTCTCACTTCTACCTTTCTACGAAAAACATGTTGTCTATACGTATGTAATGGACACCCCAGAAAACCTCTCACTTCAACCTCCTTTTAACGAAAAACATGATATCTATATGTATGTGAGTGAATTTGATTCTTTTGTCCTTCAAAATAGCACAGATAAAAGTTTTAGCAAGGACTATTTGCCTGTTTTAATTCAACTTGTACTCATTTACTTTGTGCCTCTGCATGTTCTAGAACTCTGTTCTGCAGTTATAACAACAGATTTAGCTTCAAAGCTGAGGTCAGATTCAGAAGAGAATAACATGAGTCTCAAGCAGATGTTTCAAAAATCCACTGACATATCCATCATGAAAGGCACATTCATCACTTCTTTGTATATGCTCTTTTTGTCAGCTTCTCTTTTAATGGCCTTCCCATGGATATTTAGTAACTGTTACGGTTTGTCTGAGGTTTTTGGGGGCTACATTTTTTTTGCAATTATTTGCTGTGTGGCTATTGGAAAATTGCTAATGATGTATTTAGAATGGAGTGCTATTTGGAACATGAGTATTGTGATATCAGTGTTGGATGGTGTATATGGTCCTGGAGCATTCAGAGTTTCATATTTCTTCAGCAGAGGTAATCAGAAGAGAGGGCTTCTTTTGATGcttgttttctttatttttggATTTTGTTTAAGGTTAATAAGTCTGTCAATGGAATGCTATAAAGGAGGGATTGGAATTTTTCTGCAAATTGGGGTCCTCACTGTGGTGAATACACTGAAATGGGTGTCATGTGTGATTTATTTCTGTGATTGcaagaagagaaaaatggagaagaGAGTTGATGAGGAATTGGGTAACGATCTTGAAAGTGGTTCTTGA